A segment of the Pedobacter faecalis genome:
ACTGACTTCTTTTGCCATTTTCTGTTTTTGTTAATTTGTAAAACTCAATGTTAATGTTGGAAGCAATGTAACAATTAAGGTTTTTATATGGGAGGTATTACTCCTTTTCTACTTGCATATAGTTAAGCTCAAGCGGCGTTTTACGGCCAAAGATCTTCACCATAACTTTCAATTTCTTTTTCTCTTCGTTTACCTCTTCGATAACTCCGGTAAAACCGTTGAACGGTCCGTCCATTACTTTAACGTTCTCACCAACATAATAAGCAATATTCATTGTCTCACTCTGCTGGCTCATCTCATCGACTTTACCTAATATGCGGTTAACTTCCGCCTGACGCATAGGAACCGGATTTCCCCCCTTATCGCCTAAGAACCCTATAACGCTATTTACATTCTTAATAACGTGCTCAAGTTCTCCGTCTAAAACAGCCTCAATTAAAACATAGCCAGGATAATAGTTACGCTCCTTAGCTATCTTTTTCCCATCCTTCATCTGGTAATATTTTTCCATAGGAATCAATACCTGAGGAACAAGATGAGAGACCCCAAGACGGCTTATCTCAGAATCAATATACTGCTTCACTTTCTTCTCTTTCCCGCTAACAGCTCTAACTACGTACCATTTCAACTGATCGTTCATTCAGCAATTTAATTAGAAAGTGATTTATAAAAAGTATCTAAAACAAAAGTAGAACCCTTATCCATCGCAAATATCAGGCAAGCAATAATAAGAGAGGCTATCAAAACAAGTATGGCAGAGCTCTGCAAATTTCCCCAGGTAGGCCAGGTGACCTTCTGAGTCATTTCCTCATACGATTCTTTTATAAATTCAACTACTTTAGCCATAATTAATTGTTTGCACGGGAACAAGGATTCGAACCCTGATCAAAGGTTTTGGAGACCTCTATTCTACCATTGAACTATTCCCGTGTTTAGAACAAAGTACTTAGGCTATAACACCCAAGTACCTTGATCTTTTTATCTCATCCCGGTTATTATACTAACCTGAGACTACTTTAAAATTTCAGTTACCTGACCAGCACCTACGGTTCTACCACCTTCACGGATAGCGAAACGAAGTCCTTTTTCCATTGCGATAGCGTTGATCAACTTAACAGTGATGGTAACGTTATCACCAGGCATAACCATTTCAGTTCCTTCAGCCAGTGAGATCTCACCAGTTACGTCTGTAGTACGGAAATAGAATTGCGGACGGTACTTGTTGAAGAATGGAGTGTGACGGCCACCTTCAGCTTTTGACAATACATAGATCTCAGCTTTGAAATCAGTGTGAGGAGTTACAGAACCTGGCTTGCAGATAACCATACCACGGCGGATATCAGTTTTCTCAATACCACGTAACAATAAACCTACGTTATCACCAGCCTCACCATAATCAAGGATCTTACGGAACATTTCCACACCTGTTACAGTCGACTTCAGGTTCTCAGCACCCATACCCAGGATCTCAACAGGATCTCCGGTGTTGATCTGACCACGCTCGATACGACCAGTTGCAACAGTACCACGACCAGTGATCGAGAATACGTCTTCAACAGGCATCAAGAATGGAAGGTCTGTCAAACGTGGAGGAATTGGAATGTAGCTGTCAACAGCATCCATCAGTTCCATGATCTTAGCAACCCATTTCGGATCACCATTCAAGCCACCAAGAGCAGAACCTTGGATAACAGGAATATCATCACCAGGGAATTCATAGAATGATAACAATTCACGAACTTCCATTTCAACCAGTTCTAACAACTCAGGGTCATCAACCATATCCACTTTGTTCATGAATACAACCAATGAAGGTACACCTACCTGACGAGCCAATAGAATGTGCTCACGAGTTTGTGGCATCGGACCATCTGTAGCAGCTACAACGATGATAGCTCCGTCCATTTGCGCAGCACCAGTAACCATGTTCTTCACGTAATCCGCGTGACCTGGACAGTCAACGTGTGCATAGTGACGGTTAGCAGTTGAATACTCAACGTGTGCAGTGTTAATGGTGATACCTCTTTCTTTTTCCTCAGGAGCTGAGTCAATCGAATCAAATGAACGCGCCTCAGATAAACCTGCATCAGATAACACTTTAGTGATAGCTGCTGTTAAGGTTGTTTTACCGTGGTCAACGTGACCGATTGTGCCGATGTTTAAGTGCGGCTTACTGCGGTCAAACTTTTCTTTTGCCATGTTTTTATACTTATTTGTAGGTTAACTTTTATTATTTGTTGTTTTGATACCTTCAATACAAAAAACCTTGTCCGCTCTGCTTTAACAGATCTAACAAAGCCTTTAATTTTATTTGAGCCAAAGATGGGACTTGAACCCACGACCTCTTCCTTACCAAGGAAGTGCTCTACCGCTGAGCTACTTCGGCTAATCTCAGCTTGCAATCCATCATACTCAATGCGCTGCGGACTGCCCACCTTTTTTTTTGTTAGAGCGGAAGACGAGGTTCGAACTCGCGACCTATAGCTTGGAAGGCTATCGCTCTACCAACTGAGCTACTTCCGCTTCTTTTTTGTGGGGAGAGAAGGATTCGAACCTTCGAAGTCTTGCGACAACAGAGTTACAGTCTGTCCCATTTGGCCACTCTGGTATCTCCCCAAAAAAAGAGCCTCCTATCGGGATCGAACCAATGACCTACTGATTACAAGTCAGTTGCTCTACCAGCTGAGCTAAGGAGGCTTATATATACTTTACACCTTAAAAAGCGTAAGCATATTATAATTTTAATCTTTCATAGAACATTCCATTTATCTTTAGCACCAACGCCCTCTCTGAAATGGAATGCAAATCTACAAGAATAAAGGAACTGCGCAAAATTATTTTCAAAAAAAATGGCGGAATTTTATCCGCCATTTCTCTATTTGCAAGGTTTTCGAAATATCTGGCTAATAATCAGACAGTTCATTTTCGACGATCAATGCTTTATGTTCGCTCAATTTTGCCCGGGTCTTATCCTTATGTTTGGTGATCTGCTTTCTTAAGGATTCAATGGCCAGATCTGTAGCTTCTTCGAACGACTTGCACTGCTCTTTGGCGAACATTGTCCCGCCAGGCACAATCAGTTTGATCTCACTTATCTTGTTCGCTTCATCTTCTACGTTTTCAAGCTTGAGATATACTTCCCCGCTGATGATCTGGTCGAAGAACTGATCAAGCTTATCTACCTTCCGTTGGATAAAGTCTAACAACTTCTTGTCTGCATTGAAATGGATCGACTGAACTGTAACTTTCATATTTTCCTCCTTTTTTATGCCTTTGGATGGGCGAGTTTATAAATTGATTTTAATCTTTCTATAGTATTATGCGTGTATACCTGAGTGGCAGCAAGACTTTCGTGCCCCAGCAATTCCTTTATGGCATTCAAATCCGCACCACGATTCAGCAGGCTCGTCGCATAAGAATGCCGCAAAACATGCGGACCCTTCTTCTTCTGAGTTGAAATATATGTTAAATAACGGCGGACAATTCCATACACCTGACCTCGGCTCATAGGGAGACCTTTATTAGTAACGAACAAAGCATACGCGTTAGTACTGAATTCCTGTATTGATTTTAAAACAATAAAATCCCGTAGCTCATCAGAGAGTAATTTAGTAAGCGGCACCACGCGCTGCTTGTTGCGCTTACCAGTCACCGTGATGCTGCAATTATATTTATCGACATCCTGCTCCTTTAGCGCCAGAAGCTCAGAAACCCGTATTCCGGTGCCGAACAACACCTCCAGGATCATCCGGTCCCTCACCGAGGAAAAACTTTTGTCGAATATATCTTCAGAGTCGAGCAGCGTATTCATCTTCTGATCATCTACAAAGACAGGTACCCTGGCTGGCACCTTCGGTGTCCTGATCTGTCTCACCGGGCTTACCTTCATTTCTCCTTGTCTGACCTGGTACTTATAAAAACTCCGCAATGCCGAAACCTTTCTGTTGACAGAACTTTCGGCAACACCATTCTCCATCAGCCAGGCTACATAAGCCCTGACATGCACAGGTTGAGCCAAACCCACCTCAAGTTCAAACTCACTCGTTAAAAAGCCAGCGAACTGATCCAGGTCATTCTGATACGCACCGATAGTATTGGCAGAATATCGCTTTTCGTGCTGCAGGAACTTCAAAAAATGGTCAACAAGCATATTCATAGCGCACAATTCAATAATGTCAATATCGTTAAATCTTAATAAAGAAACCAAATTAAAATGCAAAAAAAAGCCCCGCGGTAGTTCACTGCGGGGCTCTATATTTTGGCATCAAAAGAACTAAATCGTTCCTTCCATTTGCATATTCTGCTTATATATAGCGTGTTTAACCTCTGTACGACGAGTAACAGATTTTTTTTCGTATGCCTGACGACTGCGAAGCTCTCTTAACACACCTGTCTTTTCAAACTTCTTCTTGAAACGTTTCAACGCTTTATCTAATGATTCGCCGTCTTTAATATTGATAATGATCATAACGTAAAAATACCTCCTCTCGTTGTTTTTAGGATTGCAAAGATACAATTAATAACTCATAATCAAATAAAAACATTTAATCTTTCAGAACTTCGCGGGCAATCACAATCTTCTGTATCTCAGAAGTACCTTCCCCTATGGTACACAGCTTGCTGTCACGGTAAAATTTTTCCACCGGGAAATCTTTGGTATAGCCATAACCGCCAAAAATCTGTACCGCTTCCGTCGAAGCCCTTACCGCCACTTCCGATGCATAATATTTGGCCATGGCCGACTCTTTAGTCACCGGCATATGCCTGTTCTTCAAGTCTGCCGCCTGCCTGATCAGCAGTTCCGCTGCTTCAATCTCCGTAGCCATATCAGCCAGCTTAAAACTGATACCCTGAAAATTTGCGATCGGCTGACCGAACTGGTGCCGTTCCTTAGCATACGCAACAGCAGCTTCATAAGCGCCCCTGGCGATACCCAAAGAGAGTGCCGCAATAGATATCCGGCCCCCGTCGAGCACCTTCATCGCCTGCTTAAAACCCTCCCCTTCCGTTCCCAGAAGGTTAGCCTTCGGCACCCGGCAGTTATCAAAGATCATCTCTGTGGTTTCCGATGCCCGCATACCGAGCTTATTCTCCTTCTTACCCGCCATAAATCCCGGCGTACCGCGCTCAACCACTATAGCCGATATACCACCGGAACTTCCCTTCTCGCCAGTCCGCACCATAACCACGGCCACGTCGCCGCTCTTTCCGTGAGTGATCCAGTTCTTAGCTCCATTAATTACATACTCATCCCCTTCCAGCACCGCTGTAGTCGTCATACGCAGGGCATCAGAACCTGTATTTGCCTCCGTGAGCCCCCATGCCCCAATCCATTCTCCAGTCGCCAGCCTGGGCAGCCAGCGCCTTTTCTGTTCCTCGTTTCCGAATGCCAGGATATGCCCGGTGCATAGCGAGTTATGCGCAGCCAGGGAAAGTCCAACCGAACCACATACTTTCGCCACCTCCACAATCACATCCACGTATTCCTGGTAGCCAAAACCCGAGCCGCCATATTCTTCAGGCACAAGCACCCCCATCAGGCCCAGTTCGCCAAACTGTTTAAAGAGTTCCACAGGGAAATGCTGACGCTCATCCCAGTCCATTACCTCAGGCCGAATATGGCGCTCGGCAAAATCACTTACCATACTCCGGATCATACGCTGATTCTCCGAAACAGCAAAACTATAACCTGATTGATTCTCTGTCATTTCTACCATATTTTTATACTTGATCCCGGCAATAATAATTAAATTAAACTACACCGGCACAGCGTAAAAGTTTGGCTAAAAACAGAATGAAACAGTATTTGGTTCAGAAACCTAACCCGGCCATTTTCCATCGGCGCTTAGCAGCCGCTATTTTTTTTAAAAATTATTTGCAGCGCCTGCGGGTCAAAACGATATCAACGCATGTATCTCATCTGCATACGGCTTCAGCTTATCCCGTCCGTTCAGGAAATCCAGCGCAATCACGAACGAATATCCCGCAACCACAGCTTGAAGCTTGGACACCAATTGTGAGGCCGCGACCACAGTACCGCCAGTAGCGAGCAGGTCATCATGGATCAAAACTTTTTGTCCAGGTTCAAAGGCATCGGCATGGCACTCAATTGTCGCACTTCCATATTCCAGATCATAACTCTGCTCAACCGTGGTGTACGGCAACTTACCCGACTTCCTGATGGGCACAAACGGCACAGCCAGCGACTGGGCTAGTGCCGGCCCGAACAAAAAGCCCCGGCTTTCTATCCCGGCCACCACGTCAACGTCCAGTTTGCGGGCTTCGGAAAACAAAGCCTCGTTTATCCTGGCGCATAACACAGGGTCTTTCAGAATCGGTGTAATATCTTTAAAAACAATACCCGGTTTGGGAAAATCGTGTACGTCTCTCAGCGCAGCTCTAATGGCATTTTCAATCATAGCTCAAAAGGTTAAATACGGCACCACCCTTTCAATGATGTCGGGAGTCAAAATAGCTATTTTTGCTAAATCTGCAGCATGCCCATAACTACCATGCTGATTGCGGTATTCAATCAGCGCATTTATCTGCTTATACCTCAGATATGGAAGCCTTTTCAGTGTGGCATGATCGGCCGTATTGATATTGATTTTTTTTAGCTGAGTAACATCTATACTCACCTGAGGGGCAATCTGATTGTAACGGACCGAGTCCAATCCAAAGACTTCCAGCAGTTGTTCCTTTTTAAAAAAACCGCCCAAGCGCTGTCTGTACACAATAATCCGCCGGGCAAATGCCGGCCCTACCCCATCGATCTCGCAAAGGCGGGTACTGTCGGCCGTGTTCAGTTCAATGACTTCCCGTGTACGGACAGGCAGTCCTACGCCAGGCATTCTTTCACCCAGCTTTACAACTACCTCCTGCTTTACAGGCGCATCAATCCGCACGAATGGCACCAGGCGCTGATACTGAACTTTGCTGATCGTATACATCTTCTGCAAGTCCTCCGGTCTTTTAAAACTACCGCCAGCCGTTACATATTTAACAACGGCCGCAGCCTGCCTGGGACTAAGCCCCAGGCGCTCCCAGTCATCCACTTGCATTTTATTCGGATCAAAATAGAACAACCGGACAGCGGTCGGCCGCGAAGCGGTCGCTAAAACACTTCCCATGTCACTGGTCCTATTATGGTAGCCAACACGTTCAGAAGCTACCAGCGCTTCAATCTCCGCCCGGAAGGTCTCGCGCTCCTTAGCGGAAATTTCTGCTGATGGCGAAAAAAAGTAAGGGCACAAAGCGAGGGCCGCAATCAGGGCAATTAGAAAAAGAACAGCATTAAACTCCCGCTTAGATAAACTAAAATATTGATTAATCCATTGTCTCATGTCGACTAAATTATATCTAAATTAGCTTATACGGTGAGCGAACTCATAAATCTTCGTATTTTTGAAAACAATACCAAACACCACCAATCAATGAAAATCATTACCACCCAGGAGTTCGCCAAAGCCACCAAAATAGACAAACTAGGCGTACCCGGCTTAGCCGCCCTGCTCATGGAGATCATGAAGCTCAACGATATCAATAAAGTTTTCTCACAAAACAAAGATTTCAGCGGTCTGGAGTTCGTGGACAAAATATTAGAAACGATTGGTGTTTCCATCGACTTCGATGAAGATGACCTGAAGAACATCCCTAAGACTGGCGGTTTCATCGCCATCGCCAATCACCCTTACGGCGGAATTGAGGGACTGGCACTGGTAAAACTGCTTTGTACGGTCAGACCTGAAGCTAAAGTCATGGTCAACTTCATCCTGAAGAAGATCCCCAACCTCAGCGAATTCTTTGTAGCCGTAAACCCCTTTGAGAACGTTCAGCATTCCTCAAGCATAAGCGGATTGAAGGCTACGTTCGACTTACTGCAATCGGGTGTACCGATAGGTATCTTTCCGGCGGGAGAAGTCTCCACCTTCAGCCTGGACAAACAGGAGATCACAGACCGCTTATGGCATCCTGTAGTCGGTAAACTGATCGCCAGGGCCAAAGTACCCGTGGTGCCCATCTATTTCCATGGCAACAACGGCGTATTGTTCAATATCCTAAGTTTCATTCACCCTACGCTCCGTACGGCCAAACTACCTTCCGAGTTCCTGAATAAGCAAGGCCTTAAAATCAGGGTACGGATCGGTAAGCCCATCAATATAGAAGATATCTCCTATCGCAATAACACCAATAAGCTGCTCGACTTTTTACGCGCACGCACCTATGCACTGGGTACGGGGCTCGAAGAAGAAAGAAAGCTCTTTAACCCGATCAGCCTGTTCAAGATCAAGAAAAAACCCGAACCTGTTGTAGAAGAGACCGAGCGGCATATCATCAGTGCCGAAGTGCAAACGCTTGAAAATTTCCGCGTCTGGACCGAAAAGAACTACGAAGTATATATCACACCTACCTCCAACATCCCCAATATACTCAAGGAAATCGGCCGATTAAGAGAGATCACTTTCCGCGAGGTGGGGGAAGGGACAAACAAGAAGATCGACCTGGATAATTACGACATTTATTACAATCACCTTTTCATCTGGGACAAAGAGCAGGAAAACATTGTCGGCGCCTACCGCATCGGCCGTGGCGATGAAATCCTGAACACCATGGGCCGCCGGGGCTTCTATCTTTCTGAGCTCTTCAAAATCAAGGAACCCTTTTACCCTATTTTGCGCAAAGGCATAGAACTGGGCCGGTCATGGATCAGAAAGGAATATCAGCAAAAGCCCCTTCCCCTGTTCCTGCTATGGAAAGGCATATTAAAGTACCTGCTCGACAATCCGCAGTACCGATATATGTTCGGACCGGTCAGCATCAGTAACAGCTTCTCCAAGTTTTCCAAGTCGCTCATCGTAGACTACATCACCAAAAACCATTTCGACTATGAGCTGGCACATTATGTGAAGCCAAAGAATAAGTTTAAGGCCGACCTCTCGGCCATCGATAAAGACCTGCTCATTGAAAGCAGTGAGTCACTGAAGGACCTCGACAGCCTCATATCAGATATCGAAAACTCACATATCAAGATTCCCGTACTGCTCAGGCAATACATGAACCTGAATGCCAAGATCATCTGCTTTAATATCGATCCTAAGTTTTCTGATTGCCTGGACGGCTTCCTGCTCGTGGACACTCAAAACATCCCGGCCGAAATGCTGGAGAAAATAGGCAAGAATATTTAAGCGGGTACCCAGACAGATACAGATCCGCCATTCACCTTAAAGTCGCCCCAGCCTTCGTCGTTGATCAGCACCTCGCCTTCCACGTGGCCGAGAATGTCTTTAAACGTCTTGCCAGCGAAGGCCTTTCCCATTTCCATCGCCTTTACCCTTTCAGCTCCATTCGTAAGAAGCACGGCGCAGCCAGAACCCTCATGTTCCTCGTCGCCCTCACGCGTCCAGCCTAAACACTGCGGGTCATCCATATAATCGCGCTGCATGCCATAAGCTAGTTTTTTTCGCACATGCAGCATTTCCTCTAGTCCGGTCATTCTTTGCATGGTCACTTCATGTGCGTTGCCGTCGCCCCCTGTATCCTCATATTTGGAACCATACAAATCGGCGTAGAAAACGCAGGGATATCCTGCCTCCCGCAGCAGGATCAAGGCATAAGCCAAAGGCCGGAACCAGGGCTCAACAGTTTGTTCCAGCGACTGAAGCGGCTGTGTATCATGATTCTCTACAAGCGTTACAGCCAGTTCAGGCCTGGCCTGCAGCAGCGTATTGTCAAAAATAGTCCGCAGATCATAACCATCACCTGCTTTAGAAGCGGCATGAAAATTAGCCTGCAAAGGAGCATCAAACAAAGACATCCGGCCTTCCGTAACCTCAATGTATCGCAGCAATCCAGCCAGATCGCCTGGCGCCCAATATTCGCCCACCGTATAAAACTCTTCCTGGTATTCAGAACGCATAAAATCAAGCCACTCATTGAAGAACTGCGGATCCATATGTTTTATAGCGTCTAGCCGAAATCCGTTGAAACCAACTGTCTCATAAAACCACTTTCCCCAACGCTTCAGTTCCTCCCGCACATGCGGATTACGATATTCGATATCGGAAAGCATTAAATAATCGTAGTTACCAAACTCATCAGAGAGCACCTCCTGCCATCCATCCCCATATTGGTTCTGTATCCGGTATATAGCCGTCTCATCATTTCGCGCATCATAATCAACCCCTGCGAAGCATTGATGGTCCCAGATAAACTCAGAATACCTGCCTTTTCTTCCGGGAAAGGTAAAACGAGTGAACGCCTCGATCACATAAGGCTCGCTGATAAATTCATTCCGGTTGTCCGGGTTAACCTTCCGCACCGTTACTTCTTCAGTCTCATCAGCACCACCCATATGGTTCAGCACAATATCCGCATAAACCTGCAGACCAGCTTCCCGCCCTGCCTTAACTGCAGCCAAGAATTCATCCTTCGTACCATATTTGGTACTCACACTTCCTTTCTGATCGAACTCACCGAGGTCATAAATATCATAAACATCGTAGCCCGTTGACTCGCTTCCATCCATACCCTTATGAGCTGGAGGCAGCCAAACACTATCTATTCCAATGCCTTTTAACCGTTTCGCTTCGCTTTTAAAGAAATTCCAGAGACTGCCGTCGGCCGGATAATACCATTCAAAAAACTGAAGCATTGTGAAGTTTTCCATATCGAAACGTAATTCAGGTGTGGTAGCCAACGTGCACAAACTGTACCAAAACATAAAGCCACGACATCCATCGTGGCTTTATGTTATCAACTAAACCTAAACGTATAAATACTAACCAAATATTTACACCACAAAAGTAGAGCTGATGTATTAAGTCATTGTTAACCTCTAGTTACGATTACACTAAAAATATAACAAACCGATCGTAGCAACATATGTTAAATTTATGTATATTTAGTATAACCAAATCATTAACTAAAACATTATGGGCAGGTTAAAATTGTTTTATATAGCAGCTATACTGACAATAATAACAGTTCACGCCCAGAGCCAGACCAGGAAGCTGACGATTAGTTATGAATTTTCCGACAAAACTTTCAACATAGCGTTGGATTCGTCTGTCCTTGTACCTCAACCGGATTCACTTTCTACAGAGTACATTGGGTCTTGCTATGAAAAGCTTGTGACTGAAGCCGCAATTGCTCCTATCATAGATACATTACTGAATTATAAGGAAGCGAATCGACTAAACGACTGGCTTTATTATCAGCTAGTCCGTCGGGCTGCCCAAGCTATCAGCCCCAAACAAAATTCCTATGAGCGTTACACCTTTTATAAATGGTTCCTGATGGTTAAATCGGGATTCGATGCAAGACTAACGATCAGTGACAAACGATTGGTTTTCTTTGTGTATAACAATGAAAACATCTCCGATATTCCTTCTATTAACGTAGGAGGCAGAAAATACATGTGCCTAAATTACCACGATTACTCACATACAGACTTTACGCGGGTGTCGTCGGATTATATGATTGGTCTTCCCACAGCCAAGGGGGCATTTTCTTACAAGGTTACCTATATGCCCAATTTTAAGCCGTCGGCCTATATCGACAAGCGGCTTTCCTTTCAATACGGACACAAGTCTTACCATTTCGACATCAAGGTCAACCAGGAATTAGAGGCCATCTTTAAGAACTATCCAGGGGTCGATTTTGAGTATTATTTTAATATACCCTTGACAAAAGAAACATATAGTTCCCTTATACCAATGCTTAAGAGCAACGTTAAGGGTATGTCACAAAAAAAAGGTGTGGACTATCTGATGAAGTTTACACGACATGCGCTTTTGTATGAAGAT
Coding sequences within it:
- the nusG gene encoding transcription termination/antitermination protein NusG, with the translated sequence MNDQLKWYVVRAVSGKEKKVKQYIDSEISRLGVSHLVPQVLIPMEKYYQMKDGKKIAKERNYYPGYVLIEAVLDGELEHVIKNVNSVIGFLGDKGGNPVPMRQAEVNRILGKVDEMSQQSETMNIAYYVGENVKVMDGPFNGFTGVIEEVNEEKKKLKVMVKIFGRKTPLELNYMQVEKE
- the secE gene encoding preprotein translocase subunit SecE produces the protein MAKVVEFIKESYEEMTQKVTWPTWGNLQSSAILVLIASLIIACLIFAMDKGSTFVLDTFYKSLSN
- the tuf gene encoding elongation factor Tu, giving the protein MAKEKFDRSKPHLNIGTIGHVDHGKTTLTAAITKVLSDAGLSEARSFDSIDSAPEEKERGITINTAHVEYSTANRHYAHVDCPGHADYVKNMVTGAAQMDGAIIVVAATDGPMPQTREHILLARQVGVPSLVVFMNKVDMVDDPELLELVEMEVRELLSFYEFPGDDIPVIQGSALGGLNGDPKWVAKIMELMDAVDSYIPIPPRLTDLPFLMPVEDVFSITGRGTVATGRIERGQINTGDPVEILGMGAENLKSTVTGVEMFRKILDYGEAGDNVGLLLRGIEKTDIRRGMVICKPGSVTPHTDFKAEIYVLSKAEGGRHTPFFNKYRPQFYFRTTDVTGEISLAEGTEMVMPGDNVTITVKLINAIAMEKGLRFAIREGGRTVGAGQVTEILK
- the hpf gene encoding ribosome hibernation-promoting factor, HPF/YfiA family → MKVTVQSIHFNADKKLLDFIQRKVDKLDQFFDQIISGEVYLKLENVEDEANKISEIKLIVPGGTMFAKEQCKSFEEATDLAIESLRKQITKHKDKTRAKLSEHKALIVENELSDY
- a CDS encoding tyrosine-type recombinase/integrase, with protein sequence MNMLVDHFLKFLQHEKRYSANTIGAYQNDLDQFAGFLTSEFELEVGLAQPVHVRAYVAWLMENGVAESSVNRKVSALRSFYKYQVRQGEMKVSPVRQIRTPKVPARVPVFVDDQKMNTLLDSEDIFDKSFSSVRDRMILEVLFGTGIRVSELLALKEQDVDKYNCSITVTGKRNKQRVVPLTKLLSDELRDFIVLKSIQEFSTNAYALFVTNKGLPMSRGQVYGIVRRYLTYISTQKKKGPHVLRHSYATSLLNRGADLNAIKELLGHESLAATQVYTHNTIERLKSIYKLAHPKA
- the rpsU gene encoding 30S ribosomal protein S21, with translation MIIINIKDGESLDKALKRFKKKFEKTGVLRELRSRQAYEKKSVTRRTEVKHAIYKQNMQMEGTI
- a CDS encoding acyl-CoA dehydrogenase, with product MTENQSGYSFAVSENQRMIRSMVSDFAERHIRPEVMDWDERQHFPVELFKQFGELGLMGVLVPEEYGGSGFGYQEYVDVIVEVAKVCGSVGLSLAAHNSLCTGHILAFGNEEQKRRWLPRLATGEWIGAWGLTEANTGSDALRMTTTAVLEGDEYVINGAKNWITHGKSGDVAVVMVRTGEKGSSGGISAIVVERGTPGFMAGKKENKLGMRASETTEMIFDNCRVPKANLLGTEGEGFKQAMKVLDGGRISIAALSLGIARGAYEAAVAYAKERHQFGQPIANFQGISFKLADMATEIEAAELLIRQAADLKNRHMPVTKESAMAKYYASEVAVRASTEAVQIFGGYGYTKDFPVEKFYRDSKLCTIGEGTSEIQKIVIAREVLKD
- a CDS encoding adenine phosphoribosyltransferase, which codes for MIENAIRAALRDVHDFPKPGIVFKDITPILKDPVLCARINEALFSEARKLDVDVVAGIESRGFLFGPALAQSLAVPFVPIRKSGKLPYTTVEQSYDLEYGSATIECHADAFEPGQKVLIHDDLLATGGTVVAASQLVSKLQAVVAGYSFVIALDFLNGRDKLKPYADEIHALISF
- a CDS encoding ComEA family DNA-binding protein; translation: MRQWINQYFSLSKREFNAVLFLIALIAALALCPYFFSPSAEISAKERETFRAEIEALVASERVGYHNRTSDMGSVLATASRPTAVRLFYFDPNKMQVDDWERLGLSPRQAAAVVKYVTAGGSFKRPEDLQKMYTISKVQYQRLVPFVRIDAPVKQEVVVKLGERMPGVGLPVRTREVIELNTADSTRLCEIDGVGPAFARRIIVYRQRLGGFFKKEQLLEVFGLDSVRYNQIAPQVSIDVTQLKKININTADHATLKRLPYLRYKQINALIEYRNQHGSYGHAADLAKIAILTPDIIERVVPYLTF
- a CDS encoding lysophospholipid acyltransferase family protein, with translation MKIITTQEFAKATKIDKLGVPGLAALLMEIMKLNDINKVFSQNKDFSGLEFVDKILETIGVSIDFDEDDLKNIPKTGGFIAIANHPYGGIEGLALVKLLCTVRPEAKVMVNFILKKIPNLSEFFVAVNPFENVQHSSSISGLKATFDLLQSGVPIGIFPAGEVSTFSLDKQEITDRLWHPVVGKLIARAKVPVVPIYFHGNNGVLFNILSFIHPTLRTAKLPSEFLNKQGLKIRVRIGKPINIEDISYRNNTNKLLDFLRARTYALGTGLEEERKLFNPISLFKIKKKPEPVVEETERHIISAEVQTLENFRVWTEKNYEVYITPTSNIPNILKEIGRLREITFREVGEGTNKKIDLDNYDIYYNHLFIWDKEQENIVGAYRIGRGDEILNTMGRRGFYLSELFKIKEPFYPILRKGIELGRSWIRKEYQQKPLPLFLLWKGILKYLLDNPQYRYMFGPVSISNSFSKFSKSLIVDYITKNHFDYELAHYVKPKNKFKADLSAIDKDLLIESSESLKDLDSLISDIENSHIKIPVLLRQYMNLNAKIICFNIDPKFSDCLDGFLLVDTQNIPAEMLEKIGKNI
- a CDS encoding alpha-amylase, with the protein product MENFTMLQFFEWYYPADGSLWNFFKSEAKRLKGIGIDSVWLPPAHKGMDGSESTGYDVYDIYDLGEFDQKGSVSTKYGTKDEFLAAVKAGREAGLQVYADIVLNHMGGADETEEVTVRKVNPDNRNEFISEPYVIEAFTRFTFPGRKGRYSEFIWDHQCFAGVDYDARNDETAIYRIQNQYGDGWQEVLSDEFGNYDYLMLSDIEYRNPHVREELKRWGKWFYETVGFNGFRLDAIKHMDPQFFNEWLDFMRSEYQEEFYTVGEYWAPGDLAGLLRYIEVTEGRMSLFDAPLQANFHAASKAGDGYDLRTIFDNTLLQARPELAVTLVENHDTQPLQSLEQTVEPWFRPLAYALILLREAGYPCVFYADLYGSKYEDTGGDGNAHEVTMQRMTGLEEMLHVRKKLAYGMQRDYMDDPQCLGWTREGDEEHEGSGCAVLLTNGAERVKAMEMGKAFAGKTFKDILGHVEGEVLINDEGWGDFKVNGGSVSVWVPA